A window from Kwoniella pini CBS 10737 chromosome 1, complete sequence encodes these proteins:
- a CDS encoding pantothenate kinase translates to MPTSSPMPDISIPQARRIVVDTTGAQIVQEESPATRDSRGIYLPHYIEPVSHIAIDIGGSLAKVVYFTRSNLPISTTPPQSGHSSPFLPPSESVFIPPLASNGASASSSRHNASPSLNPHSHAPFDHSPPQRHPTLNGALTPGVLSEDYRNQASSSTATIRSYASTLSNNRGSFSTSHPGKYKRSDSLPPPLPGGLLNFARFETDNINDLIKFLQDLINRSAAVNRVSLEKMQKNVKVMATGGGAHMYYDLLRKELKVEVKREEEMECLILGLGFITRVPEEVFWFSEELVYKVSHTNSASTERETPPAEKLTIPPSELPRPSPTPPAYQVTFADANSTDSVPNFPCLIVNIGSGVSIVKVDEDGSFERVSGTSLGGGTLWGLLSLLTDAENFDEMLLLSEQGDNSAVDMLVGDIYGSDYSKIGLKSSTIASSFGKVFRKGKAKKSFKQEDIARSLLYAISNNIGHVAYMNAAKYGLDKVFFGGCFIRGHAATISTLSYAIRFWSKGTMRACFLRHEGFLGAIGAWIKNVEPDNQLQGESEVIQSDINGKLEE, encoded by the exons ATGCCGACCAGTTCACCAATGCCGGATATATCTATACCTCAAGCAAGACGAATAGTGGTGGACACGACTGGGGCACAAATAGTCCAAGAAGAATCACCAGCA ACACGAGATTCAAGGGGTATATATCTTCCTCATTACATCGAGCCGGTTTCGCATATAGCTATAGAT ATTGGAGGATCTTTAGCCAAAGTCGTATATTTCACGCGGTCCAACTTACCAATATCAACCACGCCTCCTCAATCAGGACActcttcacctttcttACCTCCCTCTGAATCGGTTTTCATCCCACCACTTGCCTCCAATGGTGCATCAGCATCCTCGTCTAGACATAATGCATCACCTTCCCTGAATCCACATTCCCACGCACCATTTGACCACTCTCCGCCACAACGCCATCCAACGCTGAATGGAGCCCTTACACCCGGAGTCTTGTCTGAGGATTACAGAAAccaagcttcttcatccactGCAACTATACGATCATACGCATCAACTTTATCGAATAACAGAGGTAGTTTCTCGACATCTCATCCGGGAAAATACAAGAGGAGCGATTCTTTACCACCACCTCTGCCAGGCGGTTTGCTCAACTTCGCGCGATTTGAAACGGACAATATAAATGATCTGATTAAATTTCTGCAAGATCTTATAAATCGTTCCGCAGCGGTCAATAGAGTGAGCTTGGAGAAAATGCAAAAGAATGTTAAAGTTATGGCTACTGGTGGAGGCGCACATATGTATTACGATCTACTTAGAAAGGAGCTCAAAGTTGAAGTAAAGagggaagaagagatggaATGTTTGATACTTGGTCTAGGATTTATTACGAGAGTCCCAGAAGAAGTATTTTGGTTTTCGGAAGAATTAGTCTACAAAGTCTCACATACGAATTCCGCTTCAACGGAAAGAGAAACACCACCCGCTGAGAAGTTGACAATTCCTCCTTCAGAATTACCTCGACCTTCACCAACGCCGCCTGCTTATCAAGTGACTTTTGCCGATGCGAACTCGACCGACAGCGTACCAAATTTCCCATGCTTGATAGTGAATATAGGAAGTGGAGTTAGTATTGtgaaagttgatgaagatggttcGTTTGAAAGAGTTAGTGGAACTTCGTTAGGAGGAGGTACTTTATGGGGTCTTCTGAGCTTGTTGACCGATGCTGAAAATTTTGATG AAATGTTACTTCTCTCGGAACAAGGTGACAATTCGGCAGTGGACATGCTGGTGGGAGACATATATGGATCAGACTATTCTAAAATCGGATTGAAGTCTTCAACTATTGCTTCGTCCTTCGGTAAAGTGTTCAGGAAAGGCAAAGCGAAGAAATCATTCAAACAGGAGGACATCGCTAGGAGTTTGCTGTATGCTATCAGTAATAATATTGGTCATGTCGC CTACATGAATGCTGCAAAGTATGGGTTGGATAAAGTCTTCTTCGGAGGATGTTTCATCCGAG GACATGCCGCAACGATATCTACATTATCATATGCTATCAGATTCTGGAGCAAAGGAACGATGAGAGCATGTTTCCTAAGGCATGAAGGTTTCCT